Proteins found in one Oncorhynchus gorbuscha isolate QuinsamMale2020 ecotype Even-year linkage group LG15, OgorEven_v1.0, whole genome shotgun sequence genomic segment:
- the ccdc181 gene encoding coiled-coil domain-containing protein 181 — translation MSLVPTSTRTQEEYEDDFEKDLDWLISEEGTNDGQEPDYEDIEAEIDKELKEEGKEEEKKRGRKEDKKSLKEEKWASESEKAEEEERWPSPMEPLEFDSDRDSPYKGGSPLAPPPPVLEDQPEEEKKYILEKIQLANRQLQDQEAPDMTRRRRLHFKETLVDLVVAPLEYEKDSSTPQKTGVVEQVSSMASKEMEVESEVSGKLSELKLTPREGEGGGQGLKGGGGGEVGQSGPGKEGKVLVEKDGKFDLVSLKEVESRGLMLPPLASFPSDNSRSSSRPNDLSPNKTPTSSPLRPISSTMSIGIEHHRAPRPPAQPRNRPNSASHSQRGSGGRGTKRRVQSANSAPTQQATFTLSPQQKELLNKIQERRERLAREEEQRKREEDGQKRQENELAFRAWLVRKREQLQEEKRIDRAQEMERRNGRREHSDPGEAFKSWLQRKHEQQQRDRQLEEMKRLEEESGFYMHNREECERAFKLWLKKKRAEKRAEQQAARERSRRLVFEERRARRMQDLLCTVNETKPFRFTEHLAYRF, via the exons ATGAGTCTGGTGCCAACGAGCACTAGGACCCAGGAGGAGTATGAGGACGACTTTGAGAAGGACCTGGACTGGCTGATCAGTGAGGAGGGGACGAACGATGGCCAG GAACCTGACTATGAGGACATCGAGGCCGAAATAGACAAGGAgctgaaggaggaggggaaggaggaagagaagaagcgagggaggaaggaggacaagaaaagcctgaaggaggagaagTGGGCGAGCGAGTCAGAgaaggcggaggaggaggagaggtggccCTCGCCCATGGAACCTTTGGAGTTCGACTCCGACCGAGACAGTCCATATAAGGGCGGATCCCCCCTAGCGCCGCCCCCTCCGGTGCTGGAAGACCAACCGGAAGAGGAGAAGAAGTACATCCTGGAGAAGATCCAGCTAGCCAATCGGCAGCTGCAGGACCAGGAAGCGCCGGACATGACTCGGCGCCGACGTCTTCACTTCAAAGAAACGCTGGTGGATTTGGTGGTGGCGCCACTGGAGTACGAGAAAGACAGCAGCACCCCCCAAAAGACAGGGGTGGTAGAGCAGGTGAGCAGCATGGCCAGCAAGGAAATGGAGGTAGAGAGTGAGGTGTCAGGGAAGCTCTCTGAGCTGAAGCTCACCCCTcgggaaggggaaggaggagggcaggggctcaagggtgggggtggtggggagGTTGGCCAGAGTGGACCAGGGAAAGAGGGCAAAGTCCTGGTGGAGAAAGATGGCAAGTTTGACCTTGTCAGCCTGAAGGAGGTGGAGAGCCGCGGCCTGATGCTGCCACCTTTAGCGAGCTTCCCCAGCGACAACTCACGCTCGTCCTCCCGTCCAAATGACCTAAGCCCGAACAAGACCCCCACATCCTCCCCGCTGCGTCCCATCTCTAGCACTATGTCCATAGGGATCGAGCACCACCGCGCCCCCAGACCTCCGGCCCAGCCCAGGAACAGGCCCAACTCGGCCAGTCACAGccagaggggcagcggggggaggGGCACCAAGCGCAGGGTGCAGTCGGCCAACAGTGCCCCTACCCAGCAGGCCACCTTCACTCTCTCGCCCCAACAGAAGGAGCTACTGAACAaaatacaggagaggagagagaggctcgcCAGAGAG GAGgagcagaggaagagggaggaggatgggcaGAAGCGTCAGGAGAATGAGCTGGCGTTCCGGGCATGGCTGGTGAGGAAGAGGGAGCAGttgcaggaggagaagaggatcgacagagcccaggagatggagagaaggaatggCAGG AGGGAGCACAGTGACCCAGGCGAGGCCTTTAAGTCGTGGCTGCAGAGGAAACACGAacaacagcagagagacagacagctggaggagatgaagaggctggaggaggagagtggattcTACATGCACAACCGAGAAGAGTGTGAACGAGCCTTCAAACT GTGGCTGAAGAAGAAGCGGGCAGAGAAGCGGGCGGAGCAGCAGGCGGCCAGAGAGCGCTCCCGCAGGCTGGTGTTTGAGGAGCGGCGCGCCCGGCGCATGCAGGACCTCCTGTGCACCGTCAACGAGACCAAGCCTTTCCGCTTCACTGAGCACCTGGCGTACCGCTTCTGA